ACGTCAACTTCCTTTTTTTTGACATTTGGGTCATACCTTAAGCCCGGGGTTAACCAATACATCAGGATGATACGGGAATAGCGGTAGTTGAACGGAGACATTAACACAACGCTCATGATAGCGACTGTCGCATAGAGTATAAATGAAGAATCGTTGCCGGTCAAAATATACGTTGCCATACAAGCGGTAACCATTTCAGCGATTGCGAAAGCATAGGTTACATACATTGCACCATAGAAATAGCCTGGTTCACGCTCATAGCGCAGACCGCAGTATTCACAGTGGCTGTTCATTTTTTGGACTTTCAGACCGTAGGCAGGTCCTTGATACACATGGCCGATTCTGCATCTTGGACATTTTGCTTGCCATGCAGCTTTAAATTCAGATAATTCGTATTTAACTTTTTCCATAGTTATAATTGTTTTCTGAACTCTTCAGGTGTGAGCCCAGCGGATTTTTTAAAAAATTTAGTGAAATAAGAGTTGTCCTTAAATTGCAGTTCATCTGCAATTTCGGTAATATTTAAATTTCGATTGACCAGAAGTCGTTTCGCTTCAAGAACGATACGGTTCCGTATAATTTCTCCAGCAGATTGTCCAATATAGGATTTACAGATCGCATTGAGATGATTTGGTGTGATAAATAACTGATCTGCATAAATGCTGGGCAGTTTTGTGGTTTTAAACTGTTGCTCCACTAATTGCTGAAAGCTATTGAATATTTTATGATTGTAAGGGTTGCCTTTTTCGAGGTGCTCCTTCTCTGTACCAATGGATATATATAATATAAACTGCAACAAAAGTGTACGGATGTAGTCTTCCGATAGTTGCTCAGTTTTCGCAAATATGATTTGATCCAAAATTGCTGTTGCTTGATTTCGATATTGTTCAGTCAAAATAAATATCAGATGTTCAATTTTGCCCTGTAAAAAACTAAAGCGTTCGAGGTAATCTGTACGTAGGAGAAAGGATTGAAAATAATCGATAGAGAAATTGACAACATAGCCGGCTTCATCTCCCACAAAATTCCAGGTATGGACTTGGCCAGGAACCATAAAGTAGATCTGATAAGGCTCAATCTTATACTGATTAAAATCGATAATATGTTCGCCCGAACCTTGAGTGAAGAGAACAAAATGGAAAAAATTATGCTTGTGTGGAAACACCATATCTTGATGTTTGATGATATATGCTTTAAGATCATCAATATGAAGGGTTGTGTTGTTGTTCAGATCAATACTACAACTATCAAGGATAGGTATGGTGTTTTTTATAATCATACTACAAAATTAAGGTAAATATTCTTCTAAAAGTGGTGTTTATTTGTTTTTTTATGGTATTTTTCAATGATTTTGCTGTTTTGGTTGGTA
The genomic region above belongs to Sphingobacterium zeae and contains:
- a CDS encoding DUF983 domain-containing protein — its product is MEKVKYELSEFKAAWQAKCPRCRIGHVYQGPAYGLKVQKMNSHCEYCGLRYEREPGYFYGAMYVTYAFAIAEMVTACMATYILTGNDSSFILYATVAIMSVVLMSPFNYRYSRIILMYWLTPGLRYDPNVKKKEVDVKASA
- a CDS encoding AraC family transcriptional regulator gives rise to the protein MIIKNTIPILDSCSIDLNNNTTLHIDDLKAYIIKHQDMVFPHKHNFFHFVLFTQGSGEHIIDFNQYKIEPYQIYFMVPGQVHTWNFVGDEAGYVVNFSIDYFQSFLLRTDYLERFSFLQGKIEHLIFILTEQYRNQATAILDQIIFAKTEQLSEDYIRTLLLQFILYISIGTEKEHLEKGNPYNHKIFNSFQQLVEQQFKTTKLPSIYADQLFITPNHLNAICKSYIGQSAGEIIRNRIVLEAKRLLVNRNLNITEIADELQFKDNSYFTKFFKKSAGLTPEEFRKQL